The nucleotide window TTTTCAGTACAAAGTTTTTTCCATTAAATTCCAAATCATATTTGCCGATGGTTTCTCCCTGGTATTCAACTTCAATTTCTGAGTCTTCTATTCCTAGTTTTTCTTCAGAAAGCTGAATGATATGAAGGAGTTTTCCCGGTTTCAGACGGTGTTCATAATCATCAGCATTCCATAGCTGAAAGTTGACAACTTTTTCATTTCTGATTACCCCTCCGCAATCAATGAAATTTTTTATGATCTGACCCACTTCTGTTACGTGGAAATGTTCAGGGACAAAATTTCCGTTTTCTAATTGAAATTCAACATTTTCCAATGCCGGCAGAATTTCTTTGATTTCTGATAGTCTCATAGCAGATTAAAATTTAGTGTAGTAATTTTATAATGATATATTGCAATATTACGATGCGTTAATTCAAAAAAAATGCCTTAACAGCATTGTTTTATAGTAACATCCTGATTAAAAAACAGGTTGAACTCATTCTGAAACTGCTTCCAGTTGCTTTCATTAATACAGTAACATACAGACTTCCCTTCAATAGAACCTTTGATGATTCCAATATTCTTTAATTCTTTTAAATGCTGGGAAATAGTAGCCTGTGCCAATCCTAGTTCTTCAACAAGATCATTACAGATGCAGGCTTTTTGGTTGATGATATACTGTAAAATAGCGATTCTTGCCGGATGCCCCAAAACTTTAAGCAAAGAAGCCAGCTTATTTTGTTCTTCTGTGTAAATTTCTGTTTTAGTAACGCCCATTGTTTTATTTTTATATTGCAATATTACGATATTAAATTTGTATAACAATAAAAAATATATTAATTCCTGAAATTTGTATTTAATTGTTTGTAAATCAAATTATTAAAATAATGAAATAAAGTGGATGTAATGACCTTCTTATTCTTCAAAATAATAATTTGTATCTCCTTATTTGTCTGAATAATTTAAATATCTTTGAGATATAGAATATGATATGACACATCCGCTGCTGTTTTTTTCTACCGGTTGCTTTATCTATATAGGCAGTGCTGTTGATACTGCTGTTCATGATCATCATGCCATACAGATTGCTATAAGCATGGATGATGAAATAGAAGTGATTTCATCCGGATCGGTTATTAAGAACAGATCAGTTATTATCAGTTCAGATGTGCCACATGAATGCAGAACAGGAAACAATGCATTTCTATTGATCAATATTGATCCTGAAAGCAAAATAGGCAATGGCCTTAAAAACATGTTTCTGACTAGTCAAAAAATAGCAGTTCTGCCAGAAGGTATTGTAAAAGAATTATTAAAAGATATAATTCCGCTGCTTTCTGATAATGAATCTGCAGAGTCTGTTTTTAACCGGGCACTACGGTTTCTCCGTGAACTTTCCAGTACAGAAGGAAATGATAGTATGGATGAAAGGATTATAAAACTTCTGGAAATCCTTAAACAAAAATGGAATGAGCCGTTAAAGATTGAAGACTTATCAGCTTTGATTTTTCTTTCTCCGGGAAGACTCATTCATCTGTTTACAGAACAGGTGGGTATTCCTATCAGGAAGTATATGCTGTGGGCAAAACTTTTAGTGGCAGTACAGCATCTTTTAGAAGGTAATAATATGACAGATTCTGCTCTTGAAGCTGGTTTCTCCGATGCTCCACACTTCAACCGTACATTTAAAAGAATGTTCGGGCAGGCTCCTTCTCTTTTATTGAAGAATAGCCAGATCATACAAGCCTATGTAAAATAGCTGTGGCATCTTTGTATCCATAAATCATTCTATTATGTATGCAATAAATCATGCCGCAACAGCTTTGCTGATAAAGAAAAATGCACCCAGACTGCCATTACTTCCACTATTGATCTCCGTACAGCTTTTGGAAGTATGTTGGGTATTTTTTAATTACTTTAGCTGGGAACACTTCTCAATTTCCGGGGGTAAGGTACATCTAGACTTTCTGCCTTATTCACATTCTGTTTTTTCGGGAATTGTGGCAGCGATACTTTCGTTCTGTGTTATTAACTGGGGGTATAAAAACAGAAAGCTTGCTATAGCATTTGCTATTGGTGTTTTGTCCCATGTTATTATTGATATAATATTTCATGAAAAGGATATTCAGTTATCTCCATTCTCTGCCAAACCGGTCTTAGGGCTTGGAATTCTTGATTATCCGATCCTTAATTTTATCATTGAACTGGCTTATGGAATATTTTGCTGGTGGTATTTTAAGGGAAGCAAAGTATTACTTTGGGTCATCATTATATTTAATATCATTGATCTGCCGATGATGCTGGCAAAAGGTGATACATTGAAACCTTTTGTAGATTATCCGTTTATTCTGCCTACAGTTATACTCTTTCAGATCCTGATCACCTGGTATTTTGTTTATCGTTATGCAGCCCCCAAAGGAAAATATGAACCTGCTATAAGAGAAGGTTAAATGAACTGAAAAATCATAAAAAAGATGGAGCTAAAATAGACTCCATCTTTTGATCTGTTATTATGGTAAATTGATCTTTTTACCCTGTTCAGGAAAAATATAATTTACTTTTAAAGGATTGCTTTGCAATAATTCTTTTTTAATCAGTTCTGGATTATCTCCTGTTGGTTTTCTATGCGTCACCACAATGTTGAGGTTCTCAAGACTCTTTTGTCCGGTCTTTTCTTTAAGTTTGCTCAGTTCCTCAATTAACAGGTTAGGAGTGAGATGCCCGAACAACAGATGCTCCGGTTGGCTGTTAGGGAAAGAAACTTCAATTAATATGGTGTTTAACTGTCTTTTTTTAACAAGCGGGGCTATTGTTTTCCAAAGATTTTCAAGACGGTCGGATTTTTCGATACGGTCAGCGCCGGTGTCTCCCAGATAAAGCAGATAGTGATCGTCTCTTCTTACCAGTGCAGCACTGCTTTTGTAAGGATTCACATGGCTCAGTTCATAGCCTGTTATAAAGAACGGTGTCTTAGGGGCTGGGATCTCAGTTCCTTCCTGAAGTTCATTGTAATGGTATTTTCCAAGGATTGGTTTCTGACCCTGATCGGCAAAATTGATCCAGGTATCTGTGATGAAATAATGATTCTGCAAAATCTGAATTACAGGAGCTATAGCAAAAATATCCTTTTTAGAATCAGCAGGGGAGTTGATAATAAGGCCTGAAAGGTGGTCCAGGTGGCCGTGTGAAACGAAATATCCTTTTATCTGATCCTTCAGAACTGTTTCAGTAGTTCCGTCAAGGCTTTTCAACTGAATGGCTTTTCGGATTCCTGCATTGACGGTACCTGCATCAAGGCATAAAAATGCATTGTCTTTCGGGGCACCTACCAGATAAGCTGATAAATTATCTTCCTGCTCCCCACCATATATTCCTAAAGGAATCACATCGAAATTCTGTGCCTGACAAACAATATTCAGAAGAAGGGCTAATAAAGAAACTGCTGTTTTTTTCATAATATTTAAAATAGAAAACCATCTTTTATGAGATGGACAGGCAAATTTACAGTATTTTAAGCGACTGGCGTTCTATATCAAGAAAGTCTGCTGATTTTCAGCAGACTTTATTTTTTTAATATCATTTTTACTGAGGCTGTTGCTGTGTTACACAATGTACCATTCCGCCATTGGCAAATAAATTCCGACAGTCTATACCAACCACCTGTTTGCCAGGATAAAGCTGTTGGATAATATTGTTGGCAACCACATCGTTAGGGTCGTTATAATTAGGAACCAATACACGGTTATTCGCAATATAATAATTGATATAAGAAGCACGCCCTACATTCTTTCCGTACGTGGTAACTACATCATTTCTGGTTAAAGGAACCTTTACAAACTGATATGGAGAACCGTTTTTCGCAGTAGCATCATACAGTTTATCAATATCTCCATCCGGTACCTGCCAGTAGGCCAGATCATCAGGACTCATTGTGATAATGGTGGAAGAATTGGCAAACCGGGCAAAACCATCAATGTGCATATCTGTAATATCAAGACCAGCTTTTCCATTCAGCCAGATAAATTTAGTTACCCCTAAATTTTTAGTAAATATAGCTTCTGCCTGCTGTTGGGTCATTCCCGGATTCCGGTTGTTATTCAGGATAGAACTCTTACAAGCCATTAATACTCCGTTTCCGTCAATTTCCACACTTCCGCCTTCATTGATCATCACAGAGTTAAGATTGATTTTCGGTATATTGGTATCGGCTGCTATTTTAGAAGGTATTAGGTTGCATTTGCTGTAATCGGCTTTGTTTCCCCAGCCGTTAAATCCCCAATCCTGAATGAATAACTGGCCGTTCTGGTCTTTTACATAGATAGGACCATTGTCTCTTACCCAGAAGTCATCGGTTTGATAAAGCTTAAAATTAATATTGGTAAGCGGGACACCGGCACTGTTTAATAGTCCGATAATTCGATTTTTTTCTGTCCCGTCATAGGCAATGATGTGAACCTTTTCACTTTGTACAAGTTCTTTGGCCATCGCTACCCAGGTAGCATCTAATCGGTTACGATAAGTCATTCCATACTGATACTGATGGGGCCATTGAAGCCAGGTTCCTTCATGAGGAGCTGATTCTTCAGGCATTTTGTAAACCACTGTTTCCGGATTTGCAGTACCTGGAATTTCTGTTAGCTCTGTAGCTGAGCAAGAAAGTACAAGAAGAGGTAATAACGGGAACATAATTTTCTTTTTTTGCATAACTGATCTATTTTTAACAGGGCAAAATTAGATCGATCATTTTTTTTAAAGTTGTCCTAAATTGACAACTTACTTCAAAGGTAATAAAATATAGGTTAGCTGTTCTTCTTCATTTTCTGCATGTTCGGAATATCTTTCGTATTTTTCTATAATGGGAGTGTGCGAAAATTCAAGCTCCGAATGAAAGATCCAGCGGGAATAGATTTTGGTGTAGGTCTCATCGATTGTCTCGTAGCTGCCCGGATGGATAAAACGGGCATATTTACCCCCAAATATAATTTTTGAAGGAAGTTTTTTATTCTCAGATTGCATGGAGGAGCATGCATCATAACGGCAGCTGATTTCAGTCTTGATTAAAGGTTCATCTGCAATGACTCCAAAATATTCTGTCCCGGAATCATGAAATTTATTTTCCATGAACTTTTCCCAAAGCACTTCAATTTCTTCATTATTGTAGTAAGTATTAGTACTCTGATAATATACCTGCATAGGTTTAAGATACACAATTTCGGGTTCCAGCAATACATCTGATGTAATGGGAAGGATCTCGTGTCCACAAAGGAGCTCTTCCTTATTCTGTCTTGCAGCTTTGGGTGAAATTCCGAAATGTTGTTTAAAAGCTTTGGAAAAGGAAGCGATATTGGCAAAACCAACTTCAACCGCAATGCAACTAAGATTTTCCTTAGTATATAGAATTCGTTTATAGGCGTTTTCAACTTTTAATCTTTGCTGAAAACCGCCAATGGTTTCTCCGCAACTGTATTTAAAAATACGCTGGATATTCCGGTAAGAATAATGGGAGACTTCTTCCAGTTCCTTTACAGAGATGGGCTGATCGTAATTCTTTTCCAGGAAATTTATAACCCTGTAAATGCAATTCAGACTGTCTTCCATAGGATTCAATATGTTCAGCAATATGGAGCTGAAATATATTACAAATAAAAGAAATAAAAATAAGACATGGCTTTCAAAAAATAAAACCTTCAGACTCCGGCTGAAGGTTTATTCTAATGTATAAGGATATTTTTATTTTTAATTGCGTAAAAACTGACCGATTCCGGGAGAATCAAATGTGAAGGCATTCTGGTTTTCGGATTTATCAATTTTATTGCTGATGGTTAATGCCCACAACACAAGTTCTTTGCAGAAGTTTTGGTCCTCAGCACTCAGTTCGGAAGCATTTTCTTCAACAACGGTTACCAAAGGTTCTATTTTATTAAGTTTAGCATAGAATTCTTCATCTGTATCATTGTAATTAAGTTCCAGGTGATTTTTATTAAACCATCTGATCAGATCGGTGTACGGTGTTTTGATTCCTTCTTTTTCCAGTTTGGAAATACGTGGGAATATGCTTTCAAACTGTGTCATCACAGCTTTGTCGATCAGCATTTTGGCTACATAATCGGCACCTTCCTGTTCACCTTCATACACGAGTTCAATTTTTCCTGTAATAGATGGGATAATCGACATGAAATCAAGCAGACGAACAGTAGTTCTCTCTTCACCGGATTCAATCAGTCGTAATTTTGCTGCTGCAACTAAATTTTCCATCGCACTGATTGTCAGACGGGCACTTACACCGCTTTTTGCATCTACATATTCACTGATACGGGCTGCAAAAGCAACTTCCTCCAAAAGATCTTTCGCAAGGTCAGGAATTTGTATCTGCGATTTATCTTCAGCAGAAATCAAAGCCTCCTGTTCCGTAATCTGACGGGCAAGAGCAATGGTTTTTGGATAATGGGTGAAAATCTGAGACCCGATTCTGTCTTTCAACGGAGTAACAATACTTCCTCTGTTGGTATAATCTTCCGGGTTGGCTGTAAATACAAACTGAATGTCAAGAGGCATTCTCAGCTGGAAACCACGGATCTGAATATCTCCTTCCTGCAAAATATTAAACAGGGAAACCTGGATTCTTGCCTGTAGATCCGGCAGCTCATTTAAAACAAAGATAGAGCGGTTGGCTCGCGGAATCATCCCGTAATGTAAAACACGTTCGTCGGAATAAGGAAGCTTTAAAGTAGCTGCTTTTATAGGGTCTATATCTCCGATTAAATCAGCAACATTCACATCCGGAGTGGCCAGTTTTTCATAGAAACGGTGAGAGCGGTGTACCCAGGAAATCGGAGTGTTATCGCCAAGCTCCTCAATAAGATCTCTTGCATATTTTGAAATCGGATGAAACGGGCTGTCGTTGATTTCTGATCCTTTTACAACAGGCATATATTCATCAAGGAGGTTGACCATACTTCTTGCAATTCTTGTTTTTGCCTGTCCGCGCAGTCCAAGCAAATTGATGTGGTGGCCTGCAAGAATAGCTTTTTTCAATTGGGGAACAACAGTATCTTCATATCCCCAGAGACCTTCAAATACAGGTTCTTTAGCCTTAATTCTGGCAATCAGGTTGGACTGGATCTCCTCATTAATTGTTTTATGGGTGTAACCGGAGTCTTTTAATTCTTTGAATGTAATATCGTTTTTCATTGTCTTGTAATACTAATTATCTGGTAAGATTTTATGGTAATGTTTTAAGAGAATTCTGATTTTTATATTCTTCTTATTCTGTTTTTCTCATAATCTTCAAAAATCATTTGTCCTAAGCCTGAAAGTCCTGTCAGGAAAGCTTTTCCTTTGTTCTGAGCGGTAAATTCTTCTACAAACTGTCGGAGGTAAGGATCCTGCGCAATCATAAAGGTGGTAATAGGAATTTTGAGTTTTCTCGCCTGTGCCGCTCTGTTAAGGCATTGGTTCACGATCCTTTCATCCAATCCAAAACTGTTCATATAAAATTCTCCGCTGGGCAGCTGAATACAGCTCGGCTTACCGTCGGTGATCATAAAAATCTGTTTGTTGGTATTTCTTTTTCTGCGCAAAATATCCATGGCCAGCTCCAGACCGGCTACTGTATTGGTATGATAAGGACCTACTTTCAGATAGGGAAGGTCTTTGATCTTAATAGGCCATGCTTCGTTTCCAAATACTATAATATCGATGGAATCTTTAGGATATTTACGCTTAATAAGCTCCACAAGTGCCATGGCTACTTTTTTGGCCGGTGTTATGCGGTCTTCACCGTATAAAATCATGGAGTGGCTGATGTCGATCATCAGTACAGTACTCATCTGCGCCTTGTGTTTGGTTTCCTCTACGATGAGGTCATCTTCAGTAAGGCGCAGATCTGCGATACCGTTATTGATCTGGGCATTTTTTAAGCTTTCAGTCATGTTCACTGCCGCCAGGTCATCTCCATACTGATACGAACGGTTTTCACCATCGCGTTCATCTCCGATTCCTGTTTTGCTGGTGCGGTGATTCCCGGCTCCGTTTTTCTTCAGTTTTCCGAAAATCTGATCCAGGGCATATTCCCGAAGGGCTGCCTCCAGTTTTGGTGTTAATATATTTTTACCTTTTCCGCTTCCTGTATTTCCCTCTTCGGGATCTTCTTCTTTGATATAACCTCTTTTTTTCAGATCTTCTTCAAAATCCTGAAGCGTATATTCATCGCTGAAAATATCATATTCCTGATCAAGCATATCCAGCCACTCGAAGGCTTCTTCAATGTCACCGGAAGTATGGGTAAGCAAATCTTTGAATACATCAAAGACCCGGTCAAAATGCGATAATTCCTCCGGCACATGTTTGCTGAATATAAAGCCTCTCTGAGGATTAAAATTTTTGTCTGTCATAAGATGATAAAGCTGTTTTGCTGTTATTGGTTTGAATATCTTGGATCATCAAATGAATTATCCGGGATATTCTGCTTCGTTTCAAACTGAAAAGTTAGGAAAATATCATCTCAGGATTTCATCAGAAAAATAGAAAATACTAATGATGGTGATATGGATAAGAATATAATTAGAATGAATGATTAGAAATCTTAAGAAATTCTGAAGTCCAGACACCAATTAAAATTCTGACATGGATTTTGACCACCGGAAAGAATATTCCATTTGATTGTAATGATCTGTTATTTTTCATATGTTGCTGATTAGATATTATTCATCAGATATAATAAATCAACAGATTTAGAATATTTTATATGGCCCCAACTTTTGCAATTGATCTAAAAAAACGGATTTACGTAAATAAAACTGAATGTCTGTAAGACGTTTTAATAGTAAAAAAAAATAAATTCCCAGGGTTTTATCAAATATTCATTATTATAAGAAGACAAAAATTACTTTAACTTTGCCAATTGGATGATATATCAGTATTATGAAATTATTGAAAATAATGGTATATTGTTATAGGCTAATATCTCATGAACTTATGTGGTCAGGAAATTAATTTAACTGATAAACAAATATGAAATATAAATTCTTAAATTTTAAATTGAGAAAACTTGTTCATTACTCATTGATCCTTTGTATTTTACTGATACAGGTCATTATCGCCATATTTTTTTATAACGAATTTGTCAATGGAAAAAAGCTGAAATTTATTAAAGATCAGCTGGAAGAAAGCCGTGCCTTAGGTGGTTTGACAGATAATTCAAGAAAAGATTTCCTGGATGCCCAGGAGCATCTTCAGAAATATATGGCTACTCAGGATAATAAAGAGCTACAGTTATATTTCCAGTCTTTGAGAAAGCTTAAAATTAATTTTGATAAAATTGGAGCGTATGAAAATACCAGCCCCAGACTGAAAAAAACAT belongs to Chryseobacterium gleum and includes:
- a CDS encoding 3',5'-cyclic-nucleotide phosphodiesterase, which produces MKKTAVSLLALLLNIVCQAQNFDVIPLGIYGGEQEDNLSAYLVGAPKDNAFLCLDAGTVNAGIRKAIQLKSLDGTTETVLKDQIKGYFVSHGHLDHLSGLIINSPADSKKDIFAIAPVIQILQNHYFITDTWINFADQGQKPILGKYHYNELQEGTEIPAPKTPFFITGYELSHVNPYKSSAALVRRDDHYLLYLGDTGADRIEKSDRLENLWKTIAPLVKKRQLNTILIEVSFPNSQPEHLLFGHLTPNLLIEELSKLKEKTGQKSLENLNIVVTHRKPTGDNPELIKKELLQSNPLKVNYIFPEQGKKINLP
- a CDS encoding DUF6428 family protein; the protein is MRLSEIKEILPALENVEFQLENGNFVPEHFHVTEVGQIIKNFIDCGGVIRNEKVVNFQLWNADDYEHRLKPGKLLHIIQLSEEKLGIEDSEIEVEYQGETIGKYDLEFNGKNFVLKSKTTACLAQEACGIPSEKQKKNLSELSVNPTSACTPGSGCC
- a CDS encoding agmatine deiminase family protein; translated protein: MQKKKIMFPLLPLLVLSCSATELTEIPGTANPETVVYKMPEESAPHEGTWLQWPHQYQYGMTYRNRLDATWVAMAKELVQSEKVHIIAYDGTEKNRIIGLLNSAGVPLTNINFKLYQTDDFWVRDNGPIYVKDQNGQLFIQDWGFNGWGNKADYSKCNLIPSKIAADTNIPKINLNSVMINEGGSVEIDGNGVLMACKSSILNNNRNPGMTQQQAEAIFTKNLGVTKFIWLNGKAGLDITDMHIDGFARFANSSTIITMSPDDLAYWQVPDGDIDKLYDATAKNGSPYQFVKVPLTRNDVVTTYGKNVGRASYINYYIANNRVLVPNYNDPNDVVANNIIQQLYPGKQVVGIDCRNLFANGGMVHCVTQQQPQ
- a CDS encoding vWA domain-containing protein; this translates as MTDKNFNPQRGFIFSKHVPEELSHFDRVFDVFKDLLTHTSGDIEEAFEWLDMLDQEYDIFSDEYTLQDFEEDLKKRGYIKEEDPEEGNTGSGKGKNILTPKLEAALREYALDQIFGKLKKNGAGNHRTSKTGIGDERDGENRSYQYGDDLAAVNMTESLKNAQINNGIADLRLTEDDLIVEETKHKAQMSTVLMIDISHSMILYGEDRITPAKKVAMALVELIKRKYPKDSIDIIVFGNEAWPIKIKDLPYLKVGPYHTNTVAGLELAMDILRRKRNTNKQIFMITDGKPSCIQLPSGEFYMNSFGLDERIVNQCLNRAAQARKLKIPITTFMIAQDPYLRQFVEEFTAQNKGKAFLTGLSGLGQMIFEDYEKNRIRRI
- a CDS encoding AraC family transcriptional regulator; translated protein: MEDSLNCIYRVINFLEKNYDQPISVKELEEVSHYSYRNIQRIFKYSCGETIGGFQQRLKVENAYKRILYTKENLSCIAVEVGFANIASFSKAFKQHFGISPKAARQNKEELLCGHEILPITSDVLLEPEIVYLKPMQVYYQSTNTYYNNEEIEVLWEKFMENKFHDSGTEYFGVIADEPLIKTEISCRYDACSSMQSENKKLPSKIIFGGKYARFIHPGSYETIDETYTKIYSRWIFHSELEFSHTPIIEKYERYSEHAENEEEQLTYILLPLK
- a CDS encoding ArsR/SmtB family transcription factor, with product MGVTKTEIYTEEQNKLASLLKVLGHPARIAILQYIINQKACICNDLVEELGLAQATISQHLKELKNIGIIKGSIEGKSVCYCINESNWKQFQNEFNLFFNQDVTIKQCC
- a CDS encoding helix-turn-helix transcriptional regulator, which produces MTHPLLFFSTGCFIYIGSAVDTAVHDHHAIQIAISMDDEIEVISSGSVIKNRSVIISSDVPHECRTGNNAFLLINIDPESKIGNGLKNMFLTSQKIAVLPEGIVKELLKDIIPLLSDNESAESVFNRALRFLRELSSTEGNDSMDERIIKLLEILKQKWNEPLKIEDLSALIFLSPGRLIHLFTEQVGIPIRKYMLWAKLLVAVQHLLEGNNMTDSALEAGFSDAPHFNRTFKRMFGQAPSLLLKNSQIIQAYVK
- a CDS encoding sigma 54-interacting transcriptional regulator; translation: MKNDITFKELKDSGYTHKTINEEIQSNLIARIKAKEPVFEGLWGYEDTVVPQLKKAILAGHHINLLGLRGQAKTRIARSMVNLLDEYMPVVKGSEINDSPFHPISKYARDLIEELGDNTPISWVHRSHRFYEKLATPDVNVADLIGDIDPIKAATLKLPYSDERVLHYGMIPRANRSIFVLNELPDLQARIQVSLFNILQEGDIQIRGFQLRMPLDIQFVFTANPEDYTNRGSIVTPLKDRIGSQIFTHYPKTIALARQITEQEALISAEDKSQIQIPDLAKDLLEEVAFAARISEYVDAKSGVSARLTISAMENLVAAAKLRLIESGEERTTVRLLDFMSIIPSITGKIELVYEGEQEGADYVAKMLIDKAVMTQFESIFPRISKLEKEGIKTPYTDLIRWFNKNHLELNYNDTDEEFYAKLNKIEPLVTVVEENASELSAEDQNFCKELVLWALTISNKIDKSENQNAFTFDSPGIGQFLRN